TCTTTGCAGACTATCGTGGTCCAATAGGTCGGCGGATCGGCTCCGGGCATGTTCTCGGGCCGTTTCCTGACGTAGTCTGTGAGCTGTTCGACAATCAGGCTCGCGACCTCCATCGGCGCCCCGCCGCTGCCATCGTCGGCCATTTCCATTAAATCGGCATCAACCCGCACGGGTCTGGATGTCGGTTTATCCCACGCGGCGGTCCGCACAACGATCCAGGTTTGATTCTTGTTGTTGACCGCATCGAGGGCCACGTTGACGTCCGGCTGCTCCCAAATCTCGTATCCGGGTGGAATCGTGATCTTCATCCCCAGGTTGTGGATCGACACTTCGGTCCAATCGCTGGTGACTCCAGACGATTTATCTCCTGCGCTGCCGCGGCAATTACAGCCCACTGCCAGGGGCATAATTATCGCGAATACCAGCGCGACGACCATCAAGCGCTTGCGCACCATTATTGTCTCCACTGCTTGTGAATCTCGTCTAATATGCCGCCGGACCCCGGCCTTGGCAAGCCCGCATTATTGATCAAGCTTCTACTGCGGTAAGGCAAGCGGAACAAGGAGCGCTCCCCGTCCCGCGCTTTAGGGCAATGCGCAACTATTTCAACTGTTTGAACGCCGACTTGCCCGCGTAAATCCCTTCCGGTCCCAGCTCGGACTCGATCCGCAGCAACCGATTGTACTTGGCCAGTCGCTCCGAACGGCAGGGACTGCCGGTCTTGAGCTGCCCGGTGTTCTCGGCCACCGCCAGATCGGCGATAAACGAATCGCAGGTCTCGCCCGAGCGATGGCTGATCACCTGGGTCCAACGCGCCTTACGCGCCTGGGCGATCACCTGCCGAGTCTCGGTCAACGTGCCGATCTGGTTGAGCTTGATCAGGATCGAGTTGCAGGCCTTGTCCTGGACGCCGCGGGCCAGGCGCTCGGGATTGGTCACCAGCAGGTCGTCGCCCACCAGCTGGACCTTGCGCCGCAGTTTGCGCGACTGGTAGGCCCAGCCCTCCCAGTCGTCCTCGGCCAGGCCGTCCTCGATGCTGACGATCGGGAAGCGCTCGATCAGCCGCGTATAGAAGTTGGTGACCTGTTTGTAATCAACATTGGTCAGGCCGCTCTCGTGCTCGAAGGTATAGCTGCCGTCGGGATTGAGCATCTCGTTAGCCGCCACGTCCAGGGCCAGCCAGACGTGCTCGCCCGGCTTATATCCGGCGGCCTCGATAGCGCGCACGATCAGCTCCAGCGCCTCGATGTTGCTGCCCAGGTTCGGCGCGAACCCGCCCTCGTCACCCACTCCGGTGGAATGACCGGCATTGACCAGAATCTTCTTCAACGCCCAGAAGACCTCCGAGCCGCAACGCAACGCCTCGCAATAGCTGGGCAGGCCCAGCGGCACGATCATGAACTCCTGGATGTCCACGCTGTTCGAGGCGTGCGCCCCGCCGTTGAGGATGTTCATCATCGGCACCGGCAGGGTACGCGCCCGGCGCTTGCCCAACGCGTAGTACAGCGGCTTGTTGCCCGCCAGCGCCCGGGCAAAGGCCATGCTCACGCCGAGCATCGCGTTGGCCCCGAGATTGGTTTTACTCGGCGTGCCGTCGAGATCGATCAGCGCGGCGTCGAGATCGTCCTGTTTCTTGAACTCTTTGTCGACCAATGCGTTGGCGATTGGGCCGTTGACGTTGGCCACGGCCTTTAGCACACCCTTGCCGTTGTAGCGCGAGCTGTCGCCGTCGCGCAGCTCCAGCGCCTCGTGCGATCCGGTGGAAGCGCCCGAGGGGACCGCTGCGCAGCCCATGGCGCGCCCCAGCAGCAGCTCGACCTCCAGGGTCGGATTGCCGCGGCTGTCCAGGATCTCACGGGCATTGACTCTCTTGATTATCTTGGCCATTGAAGCCTCCGAATATTATTTGTTTTCGTTAGTCGCGTAGCGCCGCCTGAGCCGCGGCCAGCCTGGCGATCGGCACGCGGAACGGAGAGCAGCTCACGTAATCCATGCCCACACGGTGGCAGAACTCCACCGACGCCGGGTCCCCGCCGTGCTCGCCGCAGATGCCGACCTTGAGCTTGGGACGGGTCTTGCGGCCGCGCTCGATGGCGATCTTGATCAGCTCGCCGATGCCGCGCTGGTCGATGGTCTGGAACGGGTCCGCCTCCAGCACTTCCTGCTCGATGTATTCGGGTAGGAACCCGCCGATGTCGTCGCGCGAGAAGCCGAAGCCCATCTGGGTCAGATCGTTGGTGCCGAAGCTGAAGAACTCGGTCACCTCGGCGATCTCGTCGGCGGTCAGCGCTGCGCGCGGGATCTCGATCATCGTGCCGTACATATAGGGGATGCGCCGCAGACCGGTCTTGGCCGCCACCTCGGCGTGGACCTCGACCACCAGCTTGCGCATCCGCTCCAGCTCGTTGACGTGGCAGGTGACCGGAACCATGATTTCCGGTTTGACCTTCTTGCCCTTGGCGATCAGCTCGGCCGCGGCCTCCAAGACCGCCCTGATCTGCATCCGGCTGATCTCGGGGTAGGTCACGCCCAGCCGCACTCCACGGTGTCCCATCATCGGGTTGGACTCGTGCAGCTCCTCGGCGCGGCGCTCGAACTCGGCGGCGTCGATCCCCAGGCTCTTGGCCAGCCTCTGCCGCTCGGAGGCGCGCTCGGGCACGAACTCGTGCAGCGGCGGGTCGAGCAGGCGGATCGTCACCGGCCGACCCTCCATCACCTCCAGGGTGCGGCGGATGTCCTTCTTCACGTATTTGAACAGCCGGTTCAGCGCCTTATTACGCTCCTTGAGCGTGGCGCTGACGATCATCTTGCGCAGCTCGAACAGCGGCTTTTCCGAGCCCTTGCCGTAGAACATATGCTCGGTGCGGAACAGGCCGATGCCCTCGGCGCCGAAGGCCACGGCCTTGGCAGCGTCATCGGGGGTCTCGGCATTGGTACGCACCTTGAGTCTGCGGATCTTGTCGCAGAACCCCAGCAGTACGCCGAAGTACGGATTGTCTTCGGCGGCCTTAACCAACGGCAGCTCACCTTGGTAGACCAGGCCGCGCGTGCCGTTGAGCGAGATCAGGTCGCCGCGCTTAACCGTCACGCCGTTGACCGTGAACAGCCCCTTGCTGCCATTGACCTCGATTGCTCCGGCGCCGACGATGCAGCACTTGCCCCAACCGCGGGCCACCAGCGCCGCGTGGCTGGTCATTCCGCCGCGGGCCGTGAGCACGGCCTGGGCCGCGCGCATCCCCTCGACGTCCTCGGGGTTGGTCTCCTCGCGCACCAGGATCACGCGCTTGCCAAGTTTGTTCCAGGCCACCGCTTCGTCGGCGGTGAACACCACCTGCCCCGCCGCTCCGCCCGGTCCCGCAGGCAGACCCTTGGCGATCGGCTTGGTCTTGCTCTCGACCTTGGCGTCGAGGATCGGGTGCAGCAGCTCATCGAGCTGATCGGGCGTGACGCGCATTACGGCCTCGGGCTGTTTGATCATCCGCTCGCGCACCATCTCGACGGCCATGCGCACGGCCGCAGGGCCGTTGCGTTTACCCACGCGCACCTGGAGCATCCACAGCTTGCCGTCCTGGATCGTGAACTCGATGTCGAGCATGTCGCGGTAGTGCTTTTCCAGCCGCTTCTGAATGCCGTCGAGCTGACGATATGCCTTGGGCATCGCCAATTCCAGGGAGTCCAAATGTATGGTGTGATCGGTCTTGCCCTGTTCGTTGATCGGCAGCGGGGTGCGGATACCGGCCACCACGTCCTCGCCCTGGGCGTTGGGCAGCCACTCGCCGTAGAATACGCGCTCGCCCGTGGCCGGGTTGCGGGTGAAGGCTACGCCCGTGGCCGAATTCTCGCCCATGTTGCCATAGACCATCGCCTGCACGTTGACCGCGGTGCCCCACTGGTCGGGGATGCCCTCGATCCGGCGGTAGCTGTTGGCGCGTTTGCCGTTCCACGATTTTAACACCGCAAAAATTCCGCCCCACAGCTGCTGCTGCGCGTCGTCCGGGAACGGCTTGCCCAGCACCTGCTTGATCAGATTTTTATAGCGATTGACCAGCTTGCGCAGGTCGTCCACATCCAGTTCGGTATCCTGCTTTACGCCCTTGGCCTTTTTGGCCGAATGCAGCAGACGCTCCAGCCGCGCGCGGATCCCCTGGCCCTCCTTAGGCTCGATCCCCGCGGCCTTCTCCATCACCACGTCGGCGTACATCTGGATCAAGCGTCGGTAGGAATCCCAGGCGAAACGCGGATTGCCCGTGTGTGCGGCCAGACCCTCGAGGGTCTGCTCGTTGAGCCCGACGTTGAGCACGGTCTCCATCATCCCCGGCATTGACTTGCGCGCGCCGGAGCGCACCGAGACCAGCAGCGGATTCTTTGGATCGCCGAAGCGGGCGCCCATGCTGCGCTCGACTCGCTTAAGCTGACGGTCGACCTGAGCGCTGAGGCCCTCGGGGTACTTGCCGTTGTTGAGCATGAAGTGAGTGCAGACCTCGGTGGTGATCGTAAACCTGGCTGGAACCGGAATCCCCAGGGAGCTCATCTCGGCCAGGTTGGCGCCTTTGCCCCCCAGCAGGTTCTTCATTCCCGTGTTCCCCTCGGCATTACCGTCGCCGAAGAAGTACACGTGCTTCGCAGCCTTGGCCATTGTACTTTCCTCCAGTTGCTACACGGACAATCGTTTGAAGTCCGCCAGCCGCATAAACAACGCGGCCAATCCACTGAGCAGCCGAATCCGGTTAAGGCGGGTGTCTGTATTTTCGCAAAGCACCATCACGTCGTCAAAGAAACGATCGATGGGGCCCTTAAGCTCCACAAGTTTGGTCAGCGCCGCGATATAGCGTCCGGCCTGCAGATCCTCGTCCACTGCCGCGCGGTGCGACTCAAGGGCCGCGAGCAGGTCGTGTTCGGCCTGCGACTCGAAGAGCGCCGCGTCGACCGGACCCTCGTCGGTCTGCTTGAGAATGTTGACCACGCGCTTGAACGCCACGGCCAACGGCTCGAAATCGGGACGCTGCGCAAACTCGCTCAGCGCGTCGAAGCGCGCCCGGGCGTCGAGCACGTCGTTGTACCCTGCGGCGAGCACCGCGTCGGCCACGTCGGGTCGTCCTCCGGCGTTGGTCCACTGATAGTACAGCCGGTCGCGGAAGAACTCTGCGATCTGGACGAACAGTTCGTCGTCGATTTTGACCTTGTCGGCCAAAGCAACGCGCGCCGACTGGAGCAGCTCGTCGAGCTGTAGCCGGTAGCCGGCGCGGCTGATGATCGCCATCACGGCGATGGCGTGACGCCGCAGCATGTACGGATCGCCCGCGCCCGAGGGTTTGAGCCCTGCGGCAAAGCAGCCGACGATGGTGTCCGCGCGGTCGGCCAGCGAGACCAGATAGGCCTCGTCGGGCAGATCGAAATCCTCCTGGGCAGCCGAGCGCGGTACGTAGTGCCCGGCAATCGCCAGCGCCACGTTTTCCGACTCGCCCTGTTTACGGGCATAGATCGTGCCCATGGTGCCCTGCAGCTCGGGAAACTCGCCGACCATCTGGGTCACCAGATCGGCTTTGCACAGCCACGCCGCGCGCCGCACGCTCTCGACCTTTTCCGGCGCGAGTTTGCGCGCCAGCTTTGCGGCAGTGGCCTGGATCCGCTCGACCTTGTCCAGATAGCTGCCCAGCTTCTCCTGGAACACCACCGCGCCCAGCTGCTCGACCCGTTGGTCCAGCGGCATGCGCAGGTCGTCCTCAAAGAAGAACTTGGCGTCGTCCAGCCGCGCCTTGAGCACCCGCTCGTTGCCGCGGGCGATGATCTGCTCGTCGCCGTTGCCCAGATTGGCCACGGCGATAAACGCCGGCAGCAGGCCGCCGTCTTGGTCGACCAGCGAGAAATACTTCTGGTGCTGGCGCATCGGCGTGATCAGCACTTCGTCAGGCAGCTCGAGATAGGTGCGATCAAAGCGACCGAGCACCGCATGCGGTGACTCGGTAATAAACGTCACCTCATCGAGCAGCTGCGGATCGTCCATAACCTTGCCCTCGACGCTCTGCGCCAGCCGCTCGAGCTGATCCCGGATCAGACTGCGCCGCTGTTGCGGGTCGACGATCACGCCGCGCTGTTGCAGCAGTTCCAGATATTGGTCGGGGCCCACGACCTCGAACGGCTCCGGGCTCTCGAAGCGATGGCCGCGGCTTTGGTTGGACGAGTCAATGCCGGCAAATGAAAGCTTTACAACCTCGCCTTGGAGGCTGGCCAAAATCCAGTGCACCGGCCGCACAAAGCGCTGATCCAGCTCGCCCCAGCGCATGGACTTGGGAAACTGCAGCTCGTTGATAATCGAGTCCAGAATCGAGCTCAGCACCTCGAGGGTCGGACGTCCGGCAATCGACTTGCGCAACGCCGCGACCTCGCCCTTTTCCGTGGTCTGAAAGTACAGCTCCTCCACGGGCACGCCCTGTCCGCGGGCGAATCCCAGGGCCGCCTTGGTGTAGTTGCCCTCTTGGTCCAACGCCGCGCGCTTTGGCGGACCGGTCTTAATCTCCTCGCGGTCGGCCTGCCTCTGGGGCATTCCCCAGGCCAGCAGGGTCAGCCGACGCGGCGCGCCGACCACTTCGATCCGCTCCGCCTGGATCATCTCGGCGGTGGTCTTCTCGATAAATGCGCCCTTGATCTGGTCCAACGCGCCGGGGATGAAGCGCGCGGGGATCTCCTCGCAGCCGATCTCGAATACCAGGTCGCTCATCGCGCACCCCCTTGGGCCGCGGCTTGTTTGAGCAACGGGAATCCCAACGCCTCGCGCGAGGCGAGCCAAACGCGGGCCACGTGACGCGCCATGTTGCGCACGCGACCGATGTACCCGGTGCGCTGAGTGACGCTAATCGCGCCGCGGGCGTCGAGCAGGTTGAAAACGTGGGAGCACTTGAGCGTGTAATCGTAGGCCGGCAGCGACAGATCGAGCTGAACCAACCGGCGGCATTCGGCCTCGTACATATCGAACAGCTCGCGCAGCATTTTCACATCA
The nucleotide sequence above comes from Candidatus Alcyoniella australis. Encoded proteins:
- the eno gene encoding phosphopyruvate hydratase — protein: MAKIIKRVNAREILDSRGNPTLEVELLLGRAMGCAAVPSGASTGSHEALELRDGDSSRYNGKGVLKAVANVNGPIANALVDKEFKKQDDLDAALIDLDGTPSKTNLGANAMLGVSMAFARALAGNKPLYYALGKRRARTLPVPMMNILNGGAHASNSVDIQEFMIVPLGLPSYCEALRCGSEVFWALKKILVNAGHSTGVGDEGGFAPNLGSNIEALELIVRAIEAAGYKPGEHVWLALDVAANEMLNPDGSYTFEHESGLTNVDYKQVTNFYTRLIERFPIVSIEDGLAEDDWEGWAYQSRKLRRKVQLVGDDLLVTNPERLARGVQDKACNSILIKLNQIGTLTETRQVIAQARKARWTQVISHRSGETCDSFIADLAVAENTGQLKTGSPCRSERLAKYNRLLRIESELGPEGIYAGKSAFKQLK
- the ppdK gene encoding pyruvate, phosphate dikinase, which produces MAKAAKHVYFFGDGNAEGNTGMKNLLGGKGANLAEMSSLGIPVPARFTITTEVCTHFMLNNGKYPEGLSAQVDRQLKRVERSMGARFGDPKNPLLVSVRSGARKSMPGMMETVLNVGLNEQTLEGLAAHTGNPRFAWDSYRRLIQMYADVVMEKAAGIEPKEGQGIRARLERLLHSAKKAKGVKQDTELDVDDLRKLVNRYKNLIKQVLGKPFPDDAQQQLWGGIFAVLKSWNGKRANSYRRIEGIPDQWGTAVNVQAMVYGNMGENSATGVAFTRNPATGERVFYGEWLPNAQGEDVVAGIRTPLPINEQGKTDHTIHLDSLELAMPKAYRQLDGIQKRLEKHYRDMLDIEFTIQDGKLWMLQVRVGKRNGPAAVRMAVEMVRERMIKQPEAVMRVTPDQLDELLHPILDAKVESKTKPIAKGLPAGPGGAAGQVVFTADEAVAWNKLGKRVILVREETNPEDVEGMRAAQAVLTARGGMTSHAALVARGWGKCCIVGAGAIEVNGSKGLFTVNGVTVKRGDLISLNGTRGLVYQGELPLVKAAEDNPYFGVLLGFCDKIRRLKVRTNAETPDDAAKAVAFGAEGIGLFRTEHMFYGKGSEKPLFELRKMIVSATLKERNKALNRLFKYVKKDIRRTLEVMEGRPVTIRLLDPPLHEFVPERASERQRLAKSLGIDAAEFERRAEELHESNPMMGHRGVRLGVTYPEISRMQIRAVLEAAAELIAKGKKVKPEIMVPVTCHVNELERMRKLVVEVHAEVAAKTGLRRIPYMYGTMIEIPRAALTADEIAEVTEFFSFGTNDLTQMGFGFSRDDIGGFLPEYIEQEVLEADPFQTIDQRGIGELIKIAIERGRKTRPKLKVGICGEHGGDPASVEFCHRVGMDYVSCSPFRVPIARLAAAQAALRD
- the glyS gene encoding glycine--tRNA ligase subunit beta: MSDLVFEIGCEEIPARFIPGALDQIKGAFIEKTTAEMIQAERIEVVGAPRRLTLLAWGMPQRQADREEIKTGPPKRAALDQEGNYTKAALGFARGQGVPVEELYFQTTEKGEVAALRKSIAGRPTLEVLSSILDSIINELQFPKSMRWGELDQRFVRPVHWILASLQGEVVKLSFAGIDSSNQSRGHRFESPEPFEVVGPDQYLELLQQRGVIVDPQQRRSLIRDQLERLAQSVEGKVMDDPQLLDEVTFITESPHAVLGRFDRTYLELPDEVLITPMRQHQKYFSLVDQDGGLLPAFIAVANLGNGDEQIIARGNERVLKARLDDAKFFFEDDLRMPLDQRVEQLGAVVFQEKLGSYLDKVERIQATAAKLARKLAPEKVESVRRAAWLCKADLVTQMVGEFPELQGTMGTIYARKQGESENVALAIAGHYVPRSAAQEDFDLPDEAYLVSLADRADTIVGCFAAGLKPSGAGDPYMLRRHAIAVMAIISRAGYRLQLDELLQSARVALADKVKIDDELFVQIAEFFRDRLYYQWTNAGGRPDVADAVLAAGYNDVLDARARFDALSEFAQRPDFEPLAVAFKRVVNILKQTDEGPVDAALFESQAEHDLLAALESHRAAVDEDLQAGRYIAALTKLVELKGPIDRFFDDVMVLCENTDTRLNRIRLLSGLAALFMRLADFKRLSV